The Anguilla anguilla isolate fAngAng1 chromosome 2, fAngAng1.pri, whole genome shotgun sequence genome contains the following window.
GCCATTTGCATATTAAGTTTAATTGTATGGATTACCAAGACAAGTGTAAGTTCCATGTTAGTCTCCCTTCCTTCATCAAAACTGTAATGTCTTATAAAACCCTCATTAATAGGATGccaaatgattatttaaatagatcatttaattaatatagATGCTTTCATTGGAGGCACGTGCattgccaaggttatgcgcttggTCCTAAGTTAACTACTGcactttatttgtttattattaggtttgtgtttactggctaatatgaCACCGATTACAAgtggagtgaaagttaaactgatgagcagactgatgttgggctcatgttgttgtgctgtggggtgcaacctgacctcaggaacaaactacatttcaaaaatgtgtaaaaatacataatttaactttgtaaccccactagggaattgtgaaactaattgcttgaatccctgcgattattatagctggtACTTGCCCGTTGTTACtttgtatttttgagaaataactggaaTTTTTaccaattaaaatgtaagtcctgtaaaaatacacatgctaaactgtattttaaaaaatcaacttcattcatacacatttagtaatactaatacagccttatttactatatcaacttaagACAAGCAACATGCTCGTAATTGTTTCATGGCAacccattaaagccaatggcgcagacgttgcttcataatttcaaactgctttcctaacagCTATTTTgtgtcctgcgacttgggttacaacagtgaatatgtacggattcatAGACTGTGATTCCTAGTGCTGATAGAGACCCCCTTTCTcttattaacctcaaatacgcacaACAGGATACTAGCAAagttatgtcaagttccattcatttatatggggtggtccatacacgtccccttagcaaccaaaagctagcgctggaccacctctgacttatttgccagcacagaaaaaaaaattgtgaaatcaaatcaaatcaaatcaaatcaaattttatttgtatagcgtattttacaacagttgtcacaatacgctttacagacaaccctagcctaaacccccacaggagcaagcctaaggcaacagtagcaaggaaaaactccctgtggcagatggggagaaaccttggaaggaaccaggctcaagggggaaacccatcctcctctggtcggcgcagggtgccgactggtgaccagcatgtcagccagtttatgcacaagatatgatatgtgatgtggctcagatgatgggtggggccgggtggcggtgatggggaacagcaggcggcggcagatgtgggcagggtggaggcaatgacaaAGGCTGGACTGCAGaagtgggggagaccagacgactctcgaagcactctcaagggttggggcaagagccccgccggcagcgtgggggagagggtggaaaCTCTTATTGagttagggaatttgcaatatagcagacagtgagtaaagtgGCAAGACAGTGAGTAAAGTGGCAGAAAGTtctgaaagtactgaaaaaataaccacgggaggataacaaggacatttttcctacataactaggtacaggttgttaccaaTATTTtacctatttcatatatagttgcaaatcagtttacgttttcctgtctgtcgaacgaaggtggtcgaaatggtgctctcactctagcactgactttgtttcaggtaaACTCATGATAAGCAATAGCTAATatctagctgaccagtaacaagccttcaatagttatgaacaattagctaactaaattgattgtagctagctagctagctaaacgtagctaacattgtataTATTATACACAGTAACGTTAGATAAATGCTATTAGTTGATACGCTTTAGCTACGTTTTGAACTAACAttatgatacctgtttccaatgacttgacagcgttacattgcctgatcattttttgttatggtaacctagcaagatgacccaaagTATTAAGAGCCACAAtgttttccatcaatgcatgctatacaaataaataacctacagtaattgcattggctatGCTGCCCACTAGCCCCAGTTTGTGTATCgtaatcatcgtttttaagcaatgtcatagaaagagtgcactttttacacaggaatgtgcatgtaaccagaatagttatggattatacaaggaatgtatgatgctcagcaaggtgcaatactgtcaacacTATCTATTTCTGTCACGTTTTTCCGGTAGTGTAACGTTATtgcatttgagtttggccaagtaacggttcttttcttcgactggtaaccccaaataatactggctagacagagttttaactagctagctaatgtaatttacttgttatttattttgctctttatcagaaatagtctagaggGACGCTGTTCTTATTCATTGTTTGCGGAAGTGTGCcggaagttaagttagggccagaacaacacacatgcgcagtaacgattgtttatgttgttaccgttgaaagtGTCTGTATCACAATTTAACATTTGTATTGCACTCTTGTTGACTGGAAAATCATTTTATGCAGTTCAATAgtaaaaatgcacatacacGATACAGTCAGTTTTGAATGCACTGCTAAAGTATAAATCAAAGCTACTTTGTACACAGCGGTATGAGTGTAGTCATGCAACTGACTCACAAATGTTGATTTTGCTTTGCAGAGTTCTTCTGCTATATTGCTGAAATGTTGTGCTGAAATGCTTTTATTGAGCAGaaatagttttacatttttttaaaaatccaaataaatcaATGGTGTGCATCAGTACCTGAATCAACTGATAAGAATTCAATATGCTCACTGCTTACTGGCTTGTCAGCTGAGATAATTAATGttcaacattcatttaaaagatCTTTCCAAAGTAAGTGTAAAGCACATTCTTGTGAAAGCACATTCATTGGAAAacgtacacatgcatataaaccacacgcacacacatacacacacacacacacacacaaacacacacacacacacacacacacacacacacacacacgcacgcacacacacttccttcTGTCTAAAGGGACTCAGTGCTGTGTCTCTAGAGCCTGGGGGAAAATATAGCAGCTGGCTGAAAGCCACTGCTCCCCACCATACACACCACTCTTACAGGAAGGACACATTGCAGCCTGGGTTTTATTCCCCAGTCACATGGCCTGTAAATCTACAGAAGAATCATGGGTGGCAGGGGACTGCATTAGTGCTGCAACACAATACCAAGCCAGAAGGAAAACAACTCATGGCactggattctctctctctttctctctcttgctctctctcttctctctcgctcagaAGAAATCAAACACAGGTCTTCATGTGATTGTTAGTAATCACTAAAAATAATTACTAAAACATACTTTAGTAAGAATATTATTCATTACTGCTACTAGtgctataataataacaataataataataataatatattatgtatatatatatatatatatatatatataattataattaatattttaatatatgtaattatataattataattataatgccctgggcatgtcgaagtgtccctgagcaagacacctatcacctaattgctcccaacgagctgattggtaccttgcatggcagcctttcatcgttggtgtgtgagtgtgtgtatgaatgggtgaatgagaggcatcaattgtaaagcgctttggataaaagcgctatataaatgcagtccatttaccattaataataataataataataataattattattattattattattattattataaatctaCCAATAATATGACACcttttaataataattccatCATAGGCTTTCATTCACTtaggtaatattttatttgttcatttaatttttcaaaactatttttttcataataaattttTTCACTTTGAGGTCATTAAAGAATtgtcacaataaaaataaaagtaaatactGTAGAAAAAATAGCACGGTTAGaaacaaaatagaaaagaaaagaaagaaagcattttCATCATGTCACCATGTATTTTACggtctccctctcttctccctttctccctagGCAAGAAGGCAGAATAGATTTGCTATGCAGGCACAGGCAAATTTCTTTTCTTACTACTTggggattttaaaaattcacatttcacatttttgggACATGAGACTAAATCTCTGGTTGAGTATTTATGGTAAGTCTGTCCCTCATATCAaaagagatgggagagagaggcttcaTGGACATTATGATTGGTGGGAGCTACTGTTACACTGATTAGTTTAATCCAACCCAAAGATTTTAGCctgcatttcaaaacatttttgttaactgtgactcacaaataaatgcaagtgtgtgttttcCTCACAAAAACAGTTTGGTTAGTTAATGTTCCTAATTACTGAACTCACCCAAAAGTGTGCATGATAGAAATTAATAGCCAATCGTTATCTGCCAAAGCACTGATTGGTTCAGATCAGTGAGTGAGTCATTGATGCCTCATGGCTGCGGGTCATGAAGCGTGCCACTCCCATTACTCTGAATGACAACCTCATTCTACTGCTGCAGAATTCATCTGACCACTTCCTGTGTATCATTTCCTGTAACATCTGGCTAAAGCAGGGTAGTAGGAGGAGGAAAATGGCAGTCAAAAGAAGTTGGGAAAAATGttgaaggaggagagaaaaactgaaattttcatAGCAGATGGCATCATAAAATGTTCTATCGCTAGCAACACgtaataacatttaatttcctttttttaaatccttttcatgattgttattttttttacaaaaaaaagtcccAAGAGCAGATATATCTTGCATCATCTATACAACAGGCGATAAAACACCACTTAACTCACTGTCCAGAGAGaacatgtacatgtgtttgtacTGTAGAAACATAGTTAATAAGATACTTTTGCGTGCATGGCGTTCTCCCTTAATCTCCCGTAATCTTTCTCAGATCATCTTACAATACTCAAGTCAAGGAAACCCAATAAAGAAACCACCGCTTTCAATCTCACAACCAGGTCAATATGAAGACTTCCTTTATCTTTCCTCTCAACATGAATGTATtgatttatctttatttatttatatatggaTTCGTTTCAATTTCAGTGTCTTTATATAAGTGGTGTCTTTAGTAAAGATGTCTGTTGTCTTCTTTTTGCCTTTGTTAGTGTCCCAGTGGTCTGTGCTCCTTGttccttgagaaaaaaaaagaaaagactttGGCACCTCAAACGTAGGTAGCTCTTGcgtctttttaaatttcatcattctgctccctcctctctttctcgaACACAAACGGTTTGGCGGTTTTTCATTTCTACACTCGCTCAGGTTCtcttctttcagtttttttttttttttagaaaatggtCCAGCAATACAAACACaggcaatgtaaataaaaacactgacagCTTGTCTTCAGCCTCccagtccccccacccccccaaacccctcccacccctccacctgctcAAAGTCTCGCTCTCCACCCTCGCCCTTTCCAACACACGTCGCCAACCTCTGGCTAGTTATTGTCCCCCGTTTCCCAGAAACGAGAGAGGGAATCGTCTTGCTCACCGCACGGTTTTTGTTTAGCTGAGTGGACTGGAAATTCTATACATTGTAAGTATGCGATTTCAgcatctctctgctctgctgtttttttgttgcttttttcatCCCCCACACTTTTCCCCCACACTGTACAGTTGCTTCGATTACATCTCATCTGGTCCAATGTGCTTGAGTATAAAGTATgaaaatgtccattttttttgttaagagtATATCgtgtctgatttttatttttaaatttttttttttacgactaTACACAAACGGATCTGTCCCCGCCCTCCGACCCCGTTGCTGGCTCCGTTTCCCGTTGCGGGGGCCTGGTGCCGGCTGGAGAAAGACGAGGATCAGACATAGTACTCCTTGTCCttgttcttcttgttcttgCTGGAGATCTTGGCGCTGTTGGACTGCTTCTCCTTCACCACGGCGCCATTGGACTGGGCCGAGTTGCTGATGTAGTTGCGGCTCTCGTCCACGTGGTAGGAGCCCTCGTCGCGGTTGCGGTACTTGTACATGGCGtagaggaggatgaggatgcAGAGGGCGGCGGCCGCCACGATGCCCACCACCATGCCCGTGGTGCTGCTGGACTCCCGGATCACCTCCGAGGGTCCTGGGTACGCCTTCCCTCCAGGGCCCGGGGAGTTCGCTGTGGGGGCCACAACCAGAGGAGAAGGAGGGTTAGCAGGCTGACAAACACAGACAAGGAAATATAAGAATGtctgatgagaacaggccattcagccaatcTGTTACACAGCATCAAATCTGCTCTTGAACACCCTAAGGATCTCTGGCTAAAACCCAACTCTTGGAGGGATGAAGTACAGTGGAGGGAGGTTATGCGAGATTGAATGGTTACCAGAGGGAAAGAGCATTGCCAACCTATCCACTATTTTTTCATCGTCTTGCCACATGCACTAATTTATGTGTCTTCCAGGGATACCAGGATGTAGGAAGTGCAGACAGATTCATGGACTAGCTTCTTATATTGGCCGTGTGAACGAAGTGATGGCCTCCAGGGAGACAGGGACGTCTTGCTGAATCCTTCATTCTTGCCTCGTTTTCCATCAGATCGTCTGCTGTGAATGATCTCGCGGCGATGGTGGCCACTTGCAGCAGATCCACTAAACCTCTATAGCTCCACTAAAAACTGTCAGCCTCCAAGAGCCATTAACATAATGGCTTTTATCCTCCTCCATTGTACTTGTCTTGTTCTTACTCCTGTACTAAAAATTACTTAGTGAGCGCCATGCTGATATATCCAACCCTGGAGTCAGTAGGCACGTATGTTAAATGAAAGGGGAAGAAAAGCAAACAgataaaaaggaaattaaacatCTCTTCTGGTGCAGAAATAAAGGCCTTTGAGCACTGGCAGCTGTCACTGGATTAACAGTCATTGTTCTAAAAACACAGATATGTCTTTGCATGAGCCAGAAAGGTAGCTGAACTTTGCTGCTACACTTGGAATTTCCCCCAATGCAGTCAGTATATAACCCAGGGCTggctaaccctgttcctggagatctgcagtcctgtagattttcactccagccctaacaacgcacacctcactcaacagctagagatcttgttgtgCTGGTAATTAATAGAATCAGGGTTGAATagaattagggttgaaatgaaaacctacagaatggtagatctccaggaacagggatgggcagTCCTGACCtaagtatgtgtatgtgtatgaatacagtatattacacaAGTCTACCTACAGTGACAAGAAACACTATTAAACTGTCATTCAGTCTATCCAGCCTCATCTAGCACTGTGTCAAACTTGGTCTGGAACACTCCACAGAACACTTCTTCTACCACAATCTTCCTCCCTAAATTAACTACTCACTACATAGAAAACTGTAAAGAACTGTAAACATATCCTCagaatcattaaaaaatttaCCTTTAAATTATTTCCACATACAACCTCGGCTCTGTGAGGCAACTTTGATTGCAAATatatatgtgcacgtgtgtgtgtgtgtgtgtgtgtgtgtgtgtgtgtgtgtgggtagggggGGTGTACTTTTAAGGTCCAAGAGATCTGTCACTCCCCCATTATTTTCTGGAGCCCATGGTGTCTGACAGCCACTTGAGGAGAATTTTGTCTAAGAGCGTGGCTTCAGTTGCATGACACATTCTCAGAGACAAATCTTCCTAATCCactcagataaaaataaatgaaggacGTCAGCCGTAATAACGTGCTGTCAGAGACGCTACATCGATTCTCATCTGCGTGAAGCAGGCCGGCGCCATTGTGCTTCTCATGCACAATCAAAGggattttttaatgaattctaTTTCTTGAAAGGGTGGCAAATGAATTCAATCGAACTTGTAATGGTAccttttacatatttataactCCATCATTGTATTAAACATCCATATGATGTGGACAATACAAGTATTCTGAGTATTTTGTAGACTTtacatttagcaggcactcttgtCTGGACTGACTTTAacattataaaacaaacaagaacaaaggCATTAAACTAGATcaaatgaacaacaacaaagaacCAAAGTCTCTAATTTCATTGATTTATCGCCTTGTTCTGATTCATTGGCCTGGAAACCCAGTTCCTGGGTAGGCTTTCTGT
Protein-coding sequences here:
- the nrxn1a gene encoding neurexin 1a isoform X23, which encodes MDARWHCTSSQPTDDLLVASAECPTDDEDIDPCETSSGGLANSPGPGGKAYPGPSEVIRESSSTTGMVVGIVAAAALCILILLYAMYKYRNRDEGSYHVDESRNYISNSAQSNGAVVKEKQSNSAKISSKNKKNKDKEYYV
- the nrxn1a gene encoding neurexin 1a isoform X24, with product MDARWHCTSSQPTDDLLVASAECPTDDEDIDPCETSSANSPGPGGKAYPGPSEVIRESSSTTGMVVGIVAAAALCILILLYAMYKYRNRDEGSYHVDESRNYISNSAQSNGAVVKEKQSNSAKISSKNKKNKDKEYYV